One stretch of Roseimicrobium sp. ORNL1 DNA includes these proteins:
- a CDS encoding DUF4304 domain-containing protein, translated as MSEARDKMVSVLRQVVIPKLREMGFRGSFPHFRRAGTKQLDLLTFQFSQWGPAFVVELGWCSASGHTMRDGTHYPPDRVRPCHLHLFQQRLRLGAQSPDATDHWFRFEPDRESTRMDSALEVLSLLKSQAERFWREHSPGF; from the coding sequence ATGAGTGAGGCTCGCGACAAGATGGTTTCTGTACTTCGGCAGGTGGTCATTCCGAAGCTTCGTGAAATGGGCTTTCGCGGCTCTTTTCCTCACTTTCGTCGTGCAGGGACAAAGCAGCTCGATCTTCTGACGTTCCAATTCAGCCAGTGGGGACCGGCTTTCGTCGTTGAATTGGGATGGTGTTCTGCATCGGGACATACCATGCGTGATGGCACACACTACCCACCGGATCGTGTTCGCCCATGTCACCTGCATCTTTTTCAGCAACGACTCCGGCTTGGTGCTCAATCACCTGATGCCACAGACCATTGGTTTCGATTCGAACCTGATAGGGAAAGTACGCGCATGGATTCTGCGCTGGAGGTCTTGTCTCTCTTGAAGTCTCAAGCGGAGCGATTTTGGAGGGAACATTCACCAGGTTTTTGA
- a CDS encoding PSD1 and planctomycete cytochrome C domain-containing protein, which translates to MHFRPARYAASASFVFMTVGGASVFGAAQAPTGPLTFEKDVRPILKAHCFHCHGEEGEMKGGLDVRLARYLSKGGKSGPAITAGQPATSHILEVLKNGDMPKGKPPLKAAEIATIEKWIAEGAPTARPEPEKLGPEHAFTDEERAWWAFQPIRHTKVPDVVSGHQASVTGENPVDAFLKKKLDKAGLAFSSEADRGTLIRRATYDLTGLPPTPEEVDAFVNDASPQAWEKVIERLLASPHYGERWGRHWLDVAGYADSDGYTEKDTERPWAWKYRDYVITAFNQDKPFDQFIREQLAGDEMVKQPYRNLDADATAKLAATGFLRMAPDGTGTMNDRASQNSTIADTIKIVGTSLYGMTIACAQCHDHRYDPISQADYYRLRAVFEPGFDTNTWRTPAGRLVSLLTDVERAEAAKIEAEAKKIDEARLKQQEAFITEVLEKELLKADEDKRDALRTAYRTAVKDRKPEQVKLLKDWPRVNQLTGGSLYLYDTTYQTKHADTLKKMVEEATKVRATKPKEEFVQAFTEVPKAKADLVPATFIFNRGDPEQKKDKVPPSDLTVLAGLRKVEVPEKSATLPTTGRRLAFAESITDGKHPLLARVLVNRAWMHHFGKGIVTSAGDFGALGQKPTHPELLDWLASEFMAQGWSMKKLHRLIMTSEAYRQSSTRDANKERLDPDNALLSRMNVRRLEAESLRDSMLAVSGKLAPHLAGKPVPVMANEEGQVVIGQDTSDTAGRPSGKIIPLNGEEFRRSIYVQVRRSKPLGMLETFDAPTMVEPNCSERPSTTVSPQSLMLMNSGYMREYAQYFATRLQKECANDVKAQVTLAFRLAYGRAPQADVEAGVKFVEEQAAFYKTHPAPLEYAVGPPSKQNADPSLLGLAALCHALMSANEFLYVD; encoded by the coding sequence ATGCACTTCCGCCCAGCCAGATACGCCGCCTCCGCCTCCTTCGTTTTCATGACGGTGGGTGGCGCATCCGTGTTCGGAGCCGCGCAGGCACCCACCGGTCCGCTGACGTTTGAGAAGGACGTGCGTCCCATCTTGAAGGCTCACTGCTTCCACTGCCACGGGGAAGAGGGCGAGATGAAGGGGGGTCTGGATGTGCGCTTGGCGAGGTACCTGTCGAAGGGGGGCAAGTCGGGCCCGGCCATCACTGCAGGCCAACCGGCTACGAGCCATATTCTGGAAGTGCTGAAGAACGGCGACATGCCGAAGGGTAAGCCGCCTTTGAAGGCGGCTGAGATTGCCACGATTGAGAAATGGATTGCTGAGGGAGCACCGACGGCACGTCCGGAGCCGGAGAAGCTCGGGCCGGAGCATGCCTTCACGGATGAAGAGCGTGCCTGGTGGGCGTTCCAGCCGATTCGGCACACGAAGGTGCCGGACGTGGTCAGTGGCCATCAGGCATCAGTCACTGGCGAAAATCCGGTCGATGCCTTCCTTAAGAAGAAGCTGGATAAAGCTGGCCTGGCATTTTCCTCGGAGGCGGATCGAGGCACCTTGATCCGCCGTGCCACATACGACCTCACCGGATTGCCGCCGACGCCGGAGGAGGTGGATGCATTTGTGAACGATGCTTCGCCACAGGCATGGGAGAAGGTCATCGAACGTTTGCTTGCCTCGCCACATTACGGAGAGCGCTGGGGCCGTCACTGGCTGGACGTCGCGGGCTATGCCGATTCGGATGGTTACACGGAGAAGGATACCGAGCGTCCGTGGGCGTGGAAGTACCGCGATTACGTCATTACCGCCTTCAATCAGGACAAGCCCTTCGATCAGTTCATCCGTGAGCAGCTTGCCGGTGATGAGATGGTGAAGCAGCCGTATCGGAACCTCGATGCGGATGCGACTGCGAAGCTCGCGGCCACGGGATTCCTCCGCATGGCGCCAGATGGCACGGGGACGATGAATGACCGCGCTTCGCAGAACTCGACCATCGCGGATACCATCAAGATCGTGGGTACCTCGCTGTACGGCATGACAATTGCCTGTGCCCAATGCCACGACCATCGTTATGACCCCATCTCGCAGGCGGACTACTATCGACTGCGTGCCGTGTTCGAGCCCGGATTTGATACCAACACCTGGCGGACTCCCGCAGGCAGACTGGTGTCGTTGCTGACCGATGTCGAGCGTGCGGAGGCGGCGAAGATTGAAGCCGAGGCCAAGAAGATCGATGAGGCACGGCTGAAGCAGCAGGAGGCGTTCATCACCGAAGTGCTGGAGAAGGAACTGCTCAAGGCGGATGAAGACAAGCGCGATGCCCTTCGCACGGCGTACCGCACGGCGGTGAAGGATCGTAAGCCCGAACAGGTGAAGCTCTTGAAGGACTGGCCACGTGTCAATCAACTCACCGGCGGTTCGCTCTATCTATACGACACCACGTACCAGACGAAGCATGCCGATACCCTGAAGAAGATGGTGGAGGAGGCGACCAAGGTGCGCGCCACCAAGCCGAAGGAGGAGTTTGTACAAGCCTTCACGGAGGTCCCGAAGGCGAAGGCGGATCTGGTGCCGGCGACCTTCATCTTCAACCGTGGTGACCCTGAGCAGAAGAAGGACAAGGTGCCGCCCTCAGACCTGACGGTGCTTGCCGGGCTGCGCAAGGTGGAGGTGCCGGAGAAATCTGCCACGCTGCCCACCACGGGGCGGCGGCTTGCATTCGCTGAATCGATTACCGATGGAAAACATCCGCTGCTCGCCCGCGTGCTGGTGAATCGCGCGTGGATGCACCACTTTGGAAAAGGCATCGTCACCAGCGCGGGAGACTTTGGCGCGCTGGGGCAGAAGCCCACGCATCCGGAACTGCTGGACTGGCTCGCGAGCGAGTTCATGGCACAGGGCTGGAGCATGAAGAAGCTGCATCGCCTGATCATGACGAGCGAGGCCTATCGCCAGAGTTCCACACGGGATGCGAACAAGGAACGCCTGGACCCGGACAATGCGCTGCTCTCGCGCATGAACGTGCGTCGTCTGGAGGCGGAATCGCTGCGCGACTCCATGCTCGCCGTGAGCGGCAAGCTCGCGCCGCATCTGGCTGGCAAGCCCGTGCCGGTGATGGCGAATGAAGAAGGCCAGGTGGTGATTGGCCAGGACACGAGTGACACGGCGGGCCGCCCCAGCGGAAAGATCATCCCGCTGAACGGTGAGGAATTCCGCCGCAGTATCTACGTGCAAGTGCGCCGCAGCAAGCCCCTGGGCATGCTGGAGACTTTTGATGCGCCCACCATGGTGGAGCCGAATTGCAGCGAGCGCCCCAGCACCACCGTGAGCCCGCAATCCTTGATGCTCATGAACAGCGGCTACATGCGCGAGTACGCCCAGTACTTCGCCACGCGGTTGCAAAAGGAATGTGCGAATGACGTAAAGGCTCAGGTGACGCTCGCCTTCCGTCTTGCGTATGGCCGCGCGCCGCAGGCGGATGTGGAAGCCGGAGTCAAGTTTGTGGAAGAGCAGGCGGCCTTCTACAAAACACATCCCGCACCGCTGGAGTACGCCGTGGGTCCGCCTTCGAAGCAGAACGCCGACCCTTCACTGCTGGGACTCGCCGCCCTGTGCCACGCGCTCATGAGCGCGAATGAGTTCTTGTATGTGGATTGA
- a CDS encoding Gfo/Idh/MocA family oxidoreductase translates to MNLNLRHLPLLIVAAALPLQAEEPKPLKVGIIGLDTSHAIAFTTALNKGSKKPEDAAKLAGAKLIAAYPKGSPDIESSTKRVPEYTAKVQEMGVEIVDSVDDLVSKVDAVLLETNDGRPHLEQVRPVLKAKKPVFIDKPIAASLADAIRIFDEAKAAGVPIFSASSLRFGKGTQDVRNGSVGKVKSAETMSPVSLEPTHPDLFWYGIHGVESLFTVMGTGCQSVKRGTGPNGEIEVVGTWEGGRTGTFRESKEKKYGGKAVGEKGEAEIGKYDGYDPLLVAAIDMFRSGKAPVSAEETLEIYAFMEAADESKRRNGAEVTLKEVMDKARAEITAKK, encoded by the coding sequence ATGAATTTGAATCTTCGTCATCTGCCACTGCTCATCGTTGCTGCCGCGCTGCCTCTCCAGGCTGAAGAGCCCAAACCGCTGAAGGTGGGCATCATCGGCCTGGATACCTCACACGCCATCGCCTTCACCACGGCGCTCAACAAGGGGAGCAAGAAGCCGGAAGATGCGGCCAAGCTCGCAGGTGCCAAGCTCATCGCCGCCTATCCCAAGGGCAGCCCGGACATCGAATCGAGCACCAAGCGCGTGCCCGAATACACGGCGAAGGTACAGGAGATGGGCGTGGAAATCGTGGACTCCGTCGATGACCTGGTGAGCAAGGTCGACGCGGTACTGCTGGAAACCAATGATGGCCGCCCGCATCTGGAACAGGTTCGCCCCGTGCTGAAGGCGAAGAAGCCGGTCTTCATCGACAAGCCCATCGCCGCGTCTCTCGCCGATGCCATCCGCATCTTTGATGAAGCCAAGGCAGCTGGGGTGCCGATTTTCTCCGCCTCCTCCCTGCGCTTCGGCAAGGGTACCCAGGACGTGCGCAACGGCAGCGTCGGCAAGGTCAAGTCTGCCGAGACCATGAGCCCCGTGAGCCTGGAGCCGACGCATCCGGACCTCTTCTGGTACGGCATCCATGGCGTGGAATCCCTCTTCACAGTCATGGGCACCGGCTGCCAGAGCGTGAAGCGCGGCACGGGGCCGAATGGTGAGATCGAAGTCGTCGGCACCTGGGAAGGCGGCCGCACCGGCACCTTCCGCGAGAGCAAGGAGAAGAAGTACGGCGGCAAGGCCGTGGGCGAGAAGGGCGAGGCCGAAATCGGCAAGTACGATGGTTATGATCCCCTGCTCGTCGCTGCGATTGACATGTTCCGCAGCGGCAAGGCCCCGGTGAGCGCCGAGGAAACCCTGGAGATCTACGCCTTCATGGAAGCGGCTGATGAAAGCAAGCGCCGTAACGGTGCCGAAGTCACGCTCAAGGAAGTCATGGACAAGGCCCGCGCGGAAATCACCGCGAAGAAGTAG
- the truA gene encoding tRNA pseudouridine(38-40) synthase TruA, protein MPRLKLTISYDGRPWQGWQSQVGGTAVQDQIEAALKDLAGHRVVVHGSGRTDAGVHARAQVAHIEPPESLRLSMDSWIRALNVRLPYSIRIMKCEEAAEDFHARFSATGKVYEYRIWRGDVISPFEAGRAWHLYGSLDMEALRAGAVALRGTHNFARLSANRGDMSDDERRENAEGLTRTISRLEVHEEGDVLRLEFEGDGFLYKMVRLMVGSLIHVARGRESLEWLRGLVANPSGAKSSHCAPADGLYLVRVLY, encoded by the coding sequence ATGCCTCGCCTCAAACTCACCATCTCCTATGACGGTCGCCCCTGGCAGGGCTGGCAGTCGCAGGTGGGTGGGACGGCGGTGCAGGACCAGATTGAGGCGGCACTGAAGGATCTCGCCGGGCACCGGGTGGTGGTGCATGGTTCGGGGCGCACGGATGCAGGAGTGCATGCGCGGGCGCAGGTGGCGCACATCGAGCCGCCCGAGTCACTGCGGCTGTCGATGGACTCGTGGATACGGGCCCTGAATGTGCGCCTGCCGTACAGCATCCGCATCATGAAGTGCGAGGAAGCAGCAGAGGATTTCCATGCGCGATTCAGTGCCACGGGGAAAGTGTATGAGTACCGCATCTGGCGCGGGGATGTGATTTCGCCTTTCGAGGCAGGACGCGCGTGGCATCTGTATGGGTCGCTGGATATGGAAGCGTTGCGTGCCGGAGCGGTGGCGCTGCGTGGCACGCACAACTTTGCCCGGCTCTCCGCGAATCGTGGCGACATGAGTGATGATGAGCGCCGGGAGAATGCGGAAGGTCTCACCCGCACCATCTCACGCCTGGAGGTGCATGAGGAAGGCGATGTGTTGCGCCTGGAGTTCGAGGGGGACGGCTTCCTTTACAAGATGGTCCGCCTCATGGTGGGCAGCCTCATTCATGTGGCGCGTGGCCGGGAGAGCCTGGAATGGCTGCGTGGCCTGGTGGCGAACCCCTCGGGTGCCAAGAGCAGTCACTGCGCGCCGGCGGATGGTTTGTACCTCGTCCGCGTGTTGTACTGA
- the ruvX gene encoding Holliday junction resolvase RuvX — protein MSRILGIDHGTVRIGLALSDELQIFANPLKTLDAHPDVEEEIATIVRQKRVEEVVIGLPLRMSGERGSAAERVDRFADRLRKKLPDEVQIHFVDERLSSAAAERSLGFTGKKLDLEQKKLVDQVAAVAILQDYLNTKAGPEGWMLPDEEQP, from the coding sequence ATGAGTCGCATCCTCGGCATCGATCACGGCACGGTCCGCATCGGACTGGCGCTTAGTGATGAGTTGCAGATCTTCGCCAATCCGCTGAAGACGCTGGATGCCCATCCGGACGTGGAGGAGGAAATCGCCACCATCGTGCGGCAGAAGCGCGTGGAGGAGGTGGTCATTGGTCTGCCGCTGCGCATGAGCGGCGAGCGTGGCAGTGCCGCGGAGCGGGTGGATCGTTTTGCGGATCGCCTGCGAAAAAAACTGCCGGATGAGGTGCAGATTCACTTCGTGGACGAGCGCCTCAGCAGCGCCGCCGCCGAGCGGAGCCTGGGATTCACCGGGAAGAAGCTCGATCTGGAGCAGAAGAAGCTCGTGGACCAGGTGGCTGCGGTGGCGATTCTGCAGGACTACCTGAATACCAAGGCAGGGCCCGAGGGATGGATGCTGCCGGACGAGGAACAACCCTAG
- a CDS encoding sugar phosphate nucleotidyltransferase: MSTYALILAGGSGQRFWPVSRDRLPKQLLRLFDDKSMLEHTVHRLDGLVPRENILILTNQQQLEGVREALPDFPAENIIAEPVKRDTAPAIALAVGWVAARDPQATMMVLPSDHLIRDVAAFQNTLRTACAAAEESGALVTIGIKPGWACPSYGYVERGERYESAGAGASDIPVYEVVRFREKPSVEVAEQFVAQGNFTWNAGMFFWKVETVRKNLDAHCPELGAFVTALEQCTDFDATVAGQFATLPKVSIDYALMEKAPRVLNVEAVFDWDDVGNWTSVGHYLSADVAGNQHNCTVSGQDSSGNLVYSQTGQHIALLGVHDLMVISTGDALLVAHRSQAESLKKLVDGLPTELR; the protein is encoded by the coding sequence ATGTCCACCTACGCCCTCATTCTTGCCGGCGGCAGCGGCCAGCGTTTCTGGCCGGTCAGCCGCGATCGGTTGCCCAAGCAGCTCCTGCGCCTTTTCGATGACAAGTCCATGCTGGAGCACACGGTCCACCGGCTGGATGGACTGGTGCCGCGGGAGAACATCCTCATCCTCACGAACCAGCAGCAGCTCGAAGGCGTGCGCGAGGCGCTCCCCGATTTCCCGGCGGAGAACATCATCGCCGAGCCGGTGAAACGGGATACCGCCCCGGCCATTGCGCTGGCCGTGGGTTGGGTGGCGGCACGGGATCCGCAGGCCACTATGATGGTGCTGCCCAGCGACCATCTCATCCGGGACGTCGCAGCCTTTCAAAACACGCTGCGCACTGCCTGTGCCGCGGCGGAGGAAAGCGGCGCGCTGGTGACCATCGGCATCAAGCCGGGTTGGGCCTGTCCCAGCTATGGTTATGTGGAGCGGGGTGAGCGCTATGAGTCCGCGGGAGCGGGCGCCTCGGACATTCCTGTGTACGAGGTGGTGCGTTTCCGTGAGAAGCCGAGTGTGGAGGTGGCAGAGCAGTTTGTCGCCCAGGGGAACTTCACCTGGAATGCTGGCATGTTCTTCTGGAAGGTGGAGACGGTGAGGAAAAACCTCGACGCCCATTGCCCCGAACTCGGCGCGTTTGTGACCGCGCTGGAGCAGTGCACGGATTTCGACGCCACGGTAGCCGGGCAATTTGCCACGCTGCCCAAGGTCTCGATCGACTACGCGCTCATGGAAAAGGCACCACGCGTGCTGAATGTCGAAGCGGTGTTCGACTGGGATGACGTGGGGAACTGGACCAGCGTGGGCCATTACCTCAGCGCGGATGTGGCTGGTAACCAGCACAACTGCACGGTGAGCGGCCAGGACTCCAGCGGGAACCTTGTCTACTCGCAGACCGGCCAGCATATTGCCCTGCTGGGAGTGCATGATCTCATGGTCATCTCCACGGGGGATGCGCTGCTCGTGGCCCATCGTTCCCAGGCGGAGTCGCTGAAGAAGCTGGTGGATGGGCTGCCGACTGAGCTCAGATAG
- a CDS encoding RNA polymerase sigma factor, which translates to MTDRELERLYDTHAGGLFHYLVTFTKTEADARDLLQELFIKLARGAAREGVLSEKAWIYRMAHNLAVDWLRRRKTRWDAEEKLLQEMEVGHHPATDPDSVLMARHFAEAMKSLPEDQRVVMQLKLWEGMTFEEIAEAQGIPLNTAASRYRYGLEKLRTVLRPLYEELT; encoded by the coding sequence ATGACTGACCGTGAACTGGAGCGCCTCTATGACACCCATGCGGGCGGCTTGTTCCATTATCTGGTCACCTTCACCAAGACGGAGGCGGATGCGCGGGACCTGCTGCAGGAGCTTTTCATCAAACTTGCACGGGGAGCGGCGAGGGAAGGGGTGCTGAGCGAAAAGGCCTGGATCTACCGCATGGCGCACAATCTCGCGGTGGACTGGCTGAGGCGGCGGAAGACGCGCTGGGATGCGGAGGAGAAGCTTCTTCAGGAAATGGAAGTTGGGCATCACCCAGCCACCGACCCGGACTCCGTCTTGATGGCACGGCATTTCGCCGAGGCCATGAAGTCCCTGCCGGAGGACCAGCGTGTGGTCATGCAGCTCAAGCTCTGGGAGGGCATGACCTTTGAAGAAATCGCGGAGGCACAAGGCATTCCGCTGAACACCGCCGCGAGCCGCTACCGCTACGGCCTGGAGAAACTGCGGACCGTGCTGCGTCCGCTTTACGAGGAACTGACATGA
- a CDS encoding TerD family protein — MNAIYVRRRRKIHVAEGDGTSSVSLVATLQKNLESLGFGLSAALTSRLLTLSQPRLETFYHSLVKDLRTAVGAHREYRPMYPNFPAQVMAKSEAELYFNAFLHYITNELPNYKKDERPELDQWSWLKIIDLGSKEDFESIFTRLASSRASLSEQDKADLQWFIAQYRDSIERLLPKNVPSKENMAIIGAALMEHTSLAPAFLAENLKTPTDALRLAVARSGGDVSLAAPCKFKRFRRSERKLLLSCLERHGNPVEDMLRWKEPWKRLAERLHPGDYATEFPKTYEAFRVLRNDVPVSTFASKVEGFLKTREISSVVGLLKSRPGDFARRLDHLLRLGGNYESTLDAFEAAAPSVSTPVLLQVHCHFTHRTEPADLRVFFPKGGVAKAYGKRGSLPPLPRHLTDMVVAIAETTLLQRFAKLPPLGKCYLDPALGDYLAPFSQRSASKALHTVGRGSRMPLPDGDILRFFLWWKNGKGRTDIDLSAALFSSSYRYIDILSYYNLKGFGGCHSGDIVDAPQGAAEFIDVEIPKLLTQGVRYVVMSINSYTQQFYCDLPECFAGWMSRQSAGSGEIFEPRTVEGKADIAAKTAICLPAVFDLEDRKVIWADLALTERLSWNNVHNNLSGIALMLRAVTNLQKTTLKELFDLHIKVRGTLVEDKDAADTVFSLDEGITPYDLDLIGSEFMK; from the coding sequence ATGAATGCCATCTACGTTCGCCGTAGGCGAAAAATTCACGTGGCGGAAGGTGACGGCACCAGCTCGGTGTCCCTGGTCGCCACCCTTCAAAAAAACCTCGAGTCCTTGGGCTTTGGACTTTCTGCTGCACTGACCAGCAGACTGCTCACGCTCTCGCAGCCCAGGTTGGAGACGTTTTATCACAGCCTCGTGAAGGACCTCAGGACGGCGGTGGGAGCGCATCGGGAGTATCGTCCGATGTATCCCAACTTTCCCGCCCAGGTGATGGCCAAGTCGGAAGCGGAACTCTACTTCAATGCCTTCCTGCACTACATCACCAATGAGCTGCCCAACTACAAAAAAGATGAGAGGCCGGAGCTGGATCAATGGTCATGGCTGAAGATCATCGACCTCGGCAGCAAGGAAGATTTCGAGTCCATCTTCACGCGGCTGGCTTCTTCCCGCGCCTCCCTGTCTGAACAAGACAAGGCGGACCTGCAATGGTTCATCGCGCAATATCGCGATTCCATTGAGCGGCTGTTGCCGAAGAATGTGCCCTCGAAGGAGAACATGGCCATCATTGGGGCTGCGTTGATGGAACACACCAGCCTTGCTCCTGCATTCCTCGCCGAGAACCTGAAGACACCTACGGACGCCCTGCGGCTCGCCGTGGCAAGAAGTGGTGGTGACGTTTCGCTCGCGGCCCCGTGCAAGTTCAAACGATTCCGGCGTAGCGAGCGGAAACTGCTGCTCTCCTGCCTGGAAAGACACGGCAATCCTGTGGAGGACATGTTGCGCTGGAAGGAGCCGTGGAAACGCCTCGCGGAGCGGCTTCACCCCGGCGACTACGCAACGGAATTCCCAAAGACCTACGAGGCGTTCCGCGTGCTGCGCAACGACGTGCCTGTGAGCACCTTCGCCAGCAAGGTGGAAGGGTTCCTGAAGACTCGTGAGATCAGCAGTGTCGTTGGGCTCCTCAAGTCACGTCCCGGCGACTTTGCCCGCCGTCTGGATCACTTGCTACGCCTCGGCGGCAACTACGAATCCACACTCGATGCCTTCGAAGCAGCAGCACCATCGGTATCCACGCCCGTGCTCCTGCAGGTGCACTGTCACTTCACACATCGCACCGAACCTGCGGATTTGCGCGTCTTCTTCCCCAAGGGCGGCGTGGCCAAGGCTTACGGTAAACGCGGCTCTCTGCCGCCATTGCCAAGGCACCTGACAGACATGGTGGTGGCCATCGCGGAAACAACGCTACTCCAGAGGTTCGCGAAACTGCCACCTCTCGGGAAGTGTTATCTCGATCCGGCCTTGGGCGACTACCTGGCACCTTTCTCCCAACGCTCGGCTTCGAAGGCTCTCCACACCGTGGGGAGAGGGAGCAGGATGCCTTTGCCCGACGGCGACATCCTTCGCTTCTTCCTCTGGTGGAAGAATGGCAAGGGCCGTACGGACATCGATCTCTCTGCCGCACTCTTTTCTTCATCCTATCGGTATATCGACATCCTGTCGTACTACAACCTGAAAGGATTTGGCGGATGCCACAGCGGCGACATCGTGGATGCCCCACAAGGTGCTGCAGAATTCATCGATGTCGAGATTCCCAAGCTTCTCACTCAAGGCGTGCGGTACGTCGTGATGTCGATCAACAGCTACACCCAGCAGTTCTATTGCGATCTTCCGGAGTGCTTTGCGGGCTGGATGTCGCGTCAGTCCGCTGGTTCGGGTGAGATCTTTGAGCCACGCACGGTGGAGGGAAAGGCGGACATTGCGGCCAAGACCGCCATCTGCCTGCCCGCGGTGTTCGACTTGGAGGACAGGAAAGTCATCTGGGCTGATCTGGCGCTTACCGAGCGTCTGTCGTGGAACAACGTTCACAACAATCTCTCAGGTATCGCGCTCATGCTCCGTGCGGTGACGAACCTCCAAAAGACCACGTTGAAGGAACTCTTTGATCTCCACATCAAAGTCCGTGGCACCTTGGTTGAGGACAAGGATGCAGCCGACACGGTCTTTTCTCTGGATGAAGGCATTACGCCCTATGACCTGGATCTCATCGGATCCGAGTTCATGAAGTAG
- a CDS encoding MarR family transcriptional regulator, whose product MSNQFDPPSKSGSSSARRRHHTSGNEDILESLPIHLARMYHGFVALVDRLRGEDADELPHFRPGAGSVYFALLENEGRTATDLAMRLGMPKPTITGLLDGLERDGVIERKPCAEDGRAMRLRLTKFGKKLEPGLRRRHEQSVQTLEEGLSRAEAAELRRLLSVVVGNLDRVRHAKSMPAKPVRASRQGRKAA is encoded by the coding sequence ATGTCGAACCAATTTGACCCACCTTCGAAAAGCGGCTCCTCATCGGCCAGGCGCCGGCATCATACTTCTGGCAACGAGGACATCCTCGAGAGCCTGCCCATCCATCTGGCTCGCATGTACCATGGGTTTGTGGCACTCGTGGATCGGCTGCGGGGTGAAGATGCCGATGAGCTGCCCCACTTCCGTCCGGGCGCGGGTAGTGTGTACTTTGCGCTGCTGGAGAACGAAGGCCGCACGGCCACGGATCTAGCGATGAGATTGGGCATGCCGAAGCCGACCATCACCGGACTGCTGGACGGGCTGGAGCGGGATGGGGTCATCGAGCGAAAGCCCTGCGCCGAGGATGGCCGGGCGATGAGGCTCAGACTCACGAAATTCGGGAAGAAACTCGAACCTGGACTACGACGCCGTCACGAGCAGTCCGTGCAAACACTGGAGGAAGGCCTGAGTCGTGCAGAGGCAGCGGAGCTTCGCCGACTCCTCTCCGTGGTGGTGGGCAACCTGGATCGCGTACGCCACGCCAAGTCGATGCCTGCAAAGCCGGTGCGCGCTTCACGCCAGGGCAGGAAAGCCGCCTGA